The region AGTTGTTATAGCCCTACTGGTCTCAATTTTTGTAGGTGTCGGGGATGGTTTTGCTGTTCATGATTTGAAAGTTCCTCCATTTATAGCCACTCTTGGAATGATGACTTTTGTTAGGGGTCTTGTTATGTATATTTCATCTGGTCGAATGATAACAGGTATACCCTACAGTTTTGTTAATTTCTCTTCTGAAAACATCCTCGACATTCCAAAACTTGTCTGGCTCTGGGTTGTTATGGCTGTGATTGTCACGATCGTTTTGAAATACACAAAATTTGGAAGAAACCTCTACGCTCTTGGAAGCAACAAAGAAGCCGCAAGATTGTCTGGTATAAGCCTTAGATTAAACTACTACGGTGCATACGCAGTATCAGGCCTTCTGAGTGGCATAGCAGGAATTATGCTGGCTTCAAGGTTGGCAGCAGGAGTTCCAACTGCTGGCCAGGGCTATGAGCTGGACGCGATTGCATCAGTTGTGATAGGAGGGGCGAGTTTGAGTGGAGGTACCGGCACAGCGCTTGGAACTGTTATAGGGGCTTTACTGATTCAAACTTTGAGGAACGGAGGAAATCTTCTTGGTATAGATCCTTTTGTTATGCAAATGGCAATAGGATTGATCATAATCGCAGCTGTTTTCTTTGATCAGTACGTCAAGGCCAGAAGGGGGTGAGGATGTGAAGATATACATAGATGGATGCGATAAACAATCAATAGATCTGGCAGAAAAGTTTGAAATAGGTATCACCACCAACCCCACGATAATTTTCAGCGAATGTGCGAA is a window of Pseudothermotoga elfii DSM 9442 = NBRC 107921 DNA encoding:
- a CDS encoding ABC transporter permease; this encodes MKQKSKMVIRGTSFAERNLIIIFLVLAVFLAFATKGTFLSFGNITNLLRQTSINGVVALAMLFVIITGGIDLSVGSVVGLSGMIFAMLTSSRLQFQFSTFQAVVIALLVSIFVGVGDGFAVHDLKVPPFIATLGMMTFVRGLVMYISSGRMITGIPYSFVNFSSENILDIPKLVWLWVVMAVIVTIVLKYTKFGRNLYALGSNKEAARLSGISLRLNYYGAYAVSGLLSGIAGIMLASRLAAGVPTAGQGYELDAIASVVIGGASLSGGTGTALGTVIGALLIQTLRNGGNLLGIDPFVMQMAIGLIIIAAVFFDQYVKARRG